A genomic window from Streptomyces mirabilis includes:
- the lysS gene encoding lysine--tRNA ligase — protein MPIVAQSTETTDWVSRFADEVIEESERRAPGKPVVVASGLSPSGPIHLGNLREVMTPHLVADEIRRRGYTVRHLLSWDDYDRYRKVPVGIPGIDESWAEHIGKPLTSVPAPKGSEHPNWAEHFKAAMVEALAELGVEYDGISQTEQYTSGVYRDQVLFAMKHRGDIDAILEQYRTKKGPAKKQQGQKPVDEAELEAAEGSGAAAEDDGSSAAGYYPYKPYCGQCEKDLTTVTSYDDETTELAYTCSACGFSETVRLSEFNRGKLVWKVDWPMRWAYEGVIFEPSGVDHSSPGSSFQVGGQIVGIFGGKQPIGPMYAFVGISGMAKMSSSKGGVPTPADALQIMEPQLLRWLYARRRPNQSFKIAFDQEIQRLYDEWDKLAGKVADGSVLPADAAAYARAVGTAAGELPRTPRPMPYRTLASVADITAGAEDQTLRILSELDPENPLASLDEARPRLDKAETWINTQVPAEERTVVRDEPDVDLLKSLDDQGRESLRLLQDGLEQNWSLDGLTHLVYGVPKVQAGFPADATAKELPSEIKVAQRTFFALLYHLLVGRDTGPRLPTLLLAVGQDRVRKLLGA, from the coding sequence GTGCCGATCGTGGCTCAGAGCACCGAGACCACCGACTGGGTCTCCCGTTTCGCGGATGAGGTCATCGAGGAATCGGAGCGTCGGGCCCCGGGCAAACCTGTGGTCGTCGCGTCCGGGCTCTCCCCGTCCGGCCCGATCCACCTCGGCAACCTCCGCGAGGTCATGACCCCGCACCTGGTCGCCGACGAGATCCGCCGCCGCGGGTACACCGTGCGCCACCTGCTCTCCTGGGACGACTACGACCGCTACCGCAAGGTCCCGGTCGGCATCCCCGGCATCGACGAGTCCTGGGCCGAGCACATCGGCAAGCCGCTGACCTCCGTCCCGGCCCCCAAGGGCTCGGAGCACCCGAACTGGGCCGAGCACTTCAAGGCCGCGATGGTCGAGGCGCTGGCCGAGCTCGGCGTCGAGTACGACGGGATCAGCCAGACCGAGCAGTACACCTCCGGTGTCTACCGCGACCAGGTGCTGTTCGCGATGAAGCACCGCGGTGACATCGACGCGATCCTCGAGCAGTACCGGACCAAGAAGGGCCCCGCGAAGAAGCAGCAGGGCCAGAAGCCGGTCGACGAGGCCGAGCTCGAAGCCGCCGAAGGCTCCGGCGCCGCCGCCGAGGACGACGGCAGCTCGGCCGCCGGGTACTACCCGTACAAGCCCTACTGCGGCCAGTGCGAGAAGGACCTCACCACCGTCACCTCGTACGACGACGAGACCACCGAGCTGGCCTACACCTGCTCCGCCTGCGGCTTCTCCGAGACCGTCCGGCTGAGCGAGTTCAACCGCGGCAAGCTGGTGTGGAAGGTCGACTGGCCCATGCGCTGGGCCTACGAGGGCGTCATCTTCGAGCCGAGCGGGGTCGACCACTCCTCCCCGGGGTCCTCCTTCCAGGTGGGCGGCCAGATCGTGGGCATCTTCGGCGGCAAGCAGCCGATCGGGCCCATGTACGCCTTCGTCGGCATCTCCGGCATGGCCAAGATGTCCAGCAGCAAGGGCGGGGTGCCCACCCCCGCCGACGCACTCCAGATCATGGAGCCGCAGCTGCTGCGCTGGCTGTACGCCCGCCGCCGTCCTAACCAGTCGTTCAAGATCGCCTTCGACCAGGAGATCCAGCGGCTGTACGACGAGTGGGACAAGCTCGCGGGCAAGGTCGCCGACGGCTCGGTCCTCCCGGCCGACGCCGCCGCGTACGCGCGCGCGGTCGGCACCGCCGCCGGAGAGCTGCCCAGGACCCCCCGCCCGATGCCGTACCGCACCCTCGCCTCCGTCGCCGACATCACCGCCGGCGCCGAGGACCAGACCCTGCGGATCCTGAGCGAGCTCGACCCCGAGAACCCGCTCGCCTCCCTGGACGAGGCCCGGCCCCGGCTCGACAAGGCCGAGACCTGGATCAACACCCAGGTGCCGGCCGAGGAGCGCACCGTCGTGCGCGACGAGCCGGACGTCGACCTGCTCAAGTCGCTCGACGACCAGGGCCGCGAGTCGCTGCGGCTGCTCCAGGACGGGCTCGAGCAGAACTGGTCCCTGGACGGCCTCACCCACCTCGTCTACGGCGTCCCCAAGGTCCAGGCCGGCTTCCCCGCCGACGCCACCGCCAAGGAGCTCCCGTCGGAGATCAAGGTCGCCCAGCGCACGTTCTTCGCGCTGCTGTACCACCTGCTGGTCGGGCGTGACACCGGTCCGCGCCTGCCCACGCTGCTGCTCGCCGTCGGACAGGACCGGGTGCGCAAGCTGCTCGGCGCGTAG
- a CDS encoding DUF2637 domain-containing protein — protein MHRILIGVVVAGALVIAGIGFAGSYAAVRELALKKGFGNFAYVFPIGIDAGICVLLALDLLLTWIRIPFPLLRQTAWLLTVATIAFNGAAAWPDPLGVGMHAVIPVLFVVSVEAARHAIGRIADITADKHMEGVRLTRWMLSPLPTFLLWRRMKLWELRSYEQVIKLEQERLVYQARLRSRFGRAWRRKAPVESLMPLRLARYGVPLAETAPSGLAAAGIEPALLPPAPQLAVAREPEATAPVVRSNATPVREQLPAAEANEFFEQPEDYAEPQSQWLQARDPQSVAYQGGYDPTYDPDVAYRQWYEEQQQAEQFEEQQQFRARQQFEEQRRFEQQTFPQQRYEEQPVAAPEPSPEDTGTFPIPSGPGRTRELGAGGGSEPTEEDYYLVFKKSIDGSYPTSGQFRGDVEATYGTTLPQREADRMVNRFTNRHTAELQEDHIA, from the coding sequence ATGCACCGGATTCTCATCGGTGTGGTCGTCGCCGGTGCGCTCGTCATCGCGGGAATCGGCTTCGCGGGTTCCTACGCGGCCGTGCGCGAGCTGGCCCTCAAGAAGGGCTTCGGGAACTTCGCGTACGTCTTCCCGATAGGCATCGACGCGGGTATCTGCGTCCTGCTCGCCCTGGACCTCCTGCTGACCTGGATCCGCATCCCCTTCCCACTGCTGCGCCAGACGGCGTGGCTGCTGACGGTCGCGACGATCGCCTTCAACGGCGCGGCGGCCTGGCCGGACCCGCTGGGCGTCGGCATGCACGCGGTCATCCCGGTCCTGTTCGTGGTCTCCGTCGAGGCGGCCCGGCACGCGATCGGCCGGATCGCGGACATCACCGCCGACAAGCACATGGAAGGCGTCCGCCTCACCCGCTGGATGCTCTCCCCGCTCCCCACCTTCCTCCTGTGGCGCCGTATGAAGCTGTGGGAGCTGCGCTCCTACGAGCAGGTCATCAAGCTGGAGCAGGAACGTCTCGTCTACCAGGCCCGCCTGCGCTCCCGCTTCGGCCGCGCCTGGCGCCGCAAGGCCCCGGTGGAGTCGTTGATGCCGCTGCGCCTGGCCCGCTACGGCGTGCCGCTCGCCGAGACCGCCCCCTCCGGCCTGGCGGCGGCGGGCATCGAGCCGGCCCTCCTGCCCCCGGCGCCGCAGTTGGCGGTGGCGCGCGAGCCGGAAGCGACGGCACCCGTCGTACGGAGCAACGCGACGCCTGTCCGGGAACAGCTTCCCGCCGCCGAGGCGAACGAGTTCTTCGAGCAGCCGGAGGACTACGCCGAGCCGCAGAGTCAGTGGCTTCAGGCGCGGGACCCCCAGTCCGTCGCGTATCAGGGCGGCTACGACCCGACGTACGACCCCGATGTCGCGTACCGGCAGTGGTACGAGGAGCAGCAGCAGGCCGAGCAGTTCGAGGAGCAGCAGCAGTTCCGGGCTCGGCAGCAGTTCGAAGAACAGCGGCGGTTCGAGCAGCAGACGTTCCCGCAGCAGCGGTACGAGGAGCAGCCTGTCGCCGCCCCGGAGCCCTCTCCGGAGGACACCGGTACCTTCCCGATCCCGTCCGGCCCGGGCCGGACCCGTGAGCTGGGCGCGGGCGGCGGCTCGGAGCCGACCGAGGAGGACTACTACCTGGTCTTCAAGAAGTCGATAGACGGCAGCTATCCGACCTCGGGCCAGTTCAGGGGCGACGTGGAGGCGACGTACGGCACCACGCTCCCGCAGCGCGAGGCCGACCGCATGGTCAACCGCTTCACCAACCGCCACACGGCGGAACTCCAGGAAGACCACATCGCGTAG
- a CDS encoding DUF3558 family protein: MHRPAQRVGRAPRLTRILVSAAAVPVVLAAAGCSSDSGSGSGSGSSTDNAAQKGTAATSSASPSTSADAVKPAAYATLPAPCSVFSQKTLGELVPKGLKSAKSGKSDDAKDRSSCSWNSLDNKGVKGSQFRWLNVSLLRFDSDATRGEGNQLAQTYYDKQVKDAQTVTGATGARSEPASGIGDASTAVRYGLKKKEGSFKQQTVVTRVENVVITLDYNGAGLAGDKAPSADDLMKAAEKAAKEAVASVASANQDGSRATTAPSQSASPSKSASPSKSASPSASASSKPSASAAKKN, encoded by the coding sequence ATGCACCGACCAGCACAGCGAGTAGGCCGAGCCCCGCGACTCACCCGCATCCTTGTCAGCGCAGCCGCCGTCCCGGTGGTGCTCGCCGCCGCCGGCTGTTCCTCGGACTCCGGCTCCGGCTCGGGATCGGGTTCGAGCACCGACAACGCCGCCCAGAAGGGCACGGCCGCGACCTCGTCCGCGTCCCCGAGCACCTCCGCGGACGCCGTCAAGCCGGCCGCGTACGCGACCCTGCCGGCCCCCTGCTCGGTGTTCTCGCAGAAGACGCTGGGCGAACTCGTACCGAAGGGCCTGAAGTCCGCCAAGTCGGGCAAGTCGGACGACGCGAAGGACCGCAGCAGCTGCTCCTGGAACAGCCTCGACAACAAGGGCGTCAAGGGGTCCCAGTTCCGCTGGCTGAACGTCTCCCTGCTGCGTTTCGACTCGGACGCGACCCGCGGTGAGGGCAACCAGCTCGCGCAGACCTACTACGACAAGCAGGTCAAGGACGCGCAGACGGTGACCGGCGCGACGGGCGCCCGGTCGGAGCCGGCCTCCGGGATCGGCGACGCGTCGACGGCGGTGCGCTACGGCCTGAAGAAGAAGGAAGGCTCCTTCAAGCAGCAGACGGTCGTGACGCGCGTCGAGAACGTCGTCATCACGCTCGACTACAACGGCGCCGGTCTCGCCGGCGACAAGGCCCCCAGCGCGGACGACCTGATGAAGGCCGCGGAGAAGGCCGCCAAGGAGGCGGTGGCCTCGGTGGCCTCCGCGAACCAGGACGGCAGCCGGGCGACCACCGCCCCGTCGCAGTCGGCCTCCCCCTCCAAGTCCGCGAGCCCCTCGAAGTCGGCTTCCCCGTCGGCGTCGGCCAGCTCCAAGCCTTCGGCGTCGGCCGCCAAGAAGAACTGA
- a CDS encoding DUF3558 domain-containing protein — MQRKAYVPGIAALLAALLAGCTGGSGSKGTAADPKPGDVSVNTPAAQPGKYRTLPEACAAVSHDSLDSLLPGIRQITDQDRRDTAYEGQATLTYDTDRRVGCGWKVESTDATDHLSVDFERVVSYDNAVSDDSRAQDIYATEETAANLPEASASATPSGSGSATATPSATPSSSASSTASASASTSAGPSETPADLQPRKLSGLGDEAFLNDKLNSGSSTAQQRTVTVVFRTSNVIVRIEYAEQPTASTGTPDSKEMQDKARNLAHKLVDRFNG, encoded by the coding sequence GTGCAGCGGAAGGCGTACGTTCCCGGTATCGCCGCGCTCCTCGCGGCCCTGCTGGCCGGCTGCACCGGAGGTTCGGGAAGCAAGGGCACGGCGGCCGACCCCAAGCCGGGCGACGTCAGCGTGAACACCCCGGCCGCCCAGCCGGGCAAGTACCGCACGCTCCCGGAGGCCTGCGCCGCGGTGAGCCACGACAGCCTCGACTCCCTGCTGCCCGGCATCAGGCAGATCACCGACCAGGACCGTCGCGACACGGCGTACGAGGGCCAGGCCACCCTCACCTACGACACCGACCGCCGCGTCGGCTGCGGCTGGAAGGTGGAGTCCACGGACGCCACCGACCATCTCAGCGTCGACTTCGAGCGCGTGGTCTCGTACGACAACGCGGTGAGCGACGACTCCCGCGCCCAGGACATCTACGCGACCGAGGAGACCGCGGCGAACCTCCCCGAGGCCTCCGCTTCGGCCACGCCGTCCGGCAGCGGTTCCGCCACCGCCACCCCTTCGGCGACCCCCTCCTCGTCCGCCTCCTCGACCGCCTCCGCCTCCGCCTCGACCTCGGCCGGCCCGAGCGAGACCCCCGCCGACCTCCAGCCCCGCAAGCTCAGCGGTCTGGGCGACGAGGCGTTCCTCAACGACAAACTCAACTCCGGCTCATCGACGGCGCAGCAGCGCACCGTGACTGTGGTGTTCCGCACGTCCAACGTGATCGTGAGGATCGAGTACGCCGAGCAGCCGACCGCCTCCACAGGCACCCCGGACAGCAAAGAAATGCAGGACAAGGCCCGGAATCTGGCGCACAAGCTCGTCGACCGGTTCAACGGCTAG
- a CDS encoding RtcB family protein: protein MSYVEIPGAKVPIRMWTDPASVEDVALRQLQNVATLPWIKGLAVMPDVHYGKGATVGSVIAMRDAVCPAAVGVDIGCGMSAVKTSLTANDLPGDLSRLRSKIEEAIPVGRGMHDSPVDPGGFHGLATSGWDDFWGRFDGVAEAVKFREERATKQMGTLGGGNHFVEICTDTTGAVWLMLHSGSRNIGKELAEYHIGVAQKLPHNQGLVDRDLAVFVTDTPQMAAYRNDLFWAQEYAKYNRTLMMALLKDVIRKEFKKAKPTFEQEISAHHNYVAEERYDGMDLLVTRKGAIRAGSGEHGIIPGSMGTGSYIVKGLGNEKAFNSASHGAGRRMSRNAAKRRFSTRDLEEQTQGVECRKDSGVVDEIPGAYKPIEQVIEQQSDLVEVVAKLKQVVCVKG from the coding sequence ATGTCGTACGTAGAGATACCGGGCGCCAAGGTGCCCATCCGCATGTGGACGGACCCCGCGTCGGTCGAGGACGTGGCCCTGCGCCAGCTCCAGAACGTGGCCACGCTTCCGTGGATCAAGGGCCTCGCCGTCATGCCGGACGTCCACTACGGCAAGGGCGCGACGGTCGGCTCGGTCATCGCCATGCGCGACGCGGTGTGTCCGGCGGCGGTGGGGGTCGACATCGGCTGCGGGATGTCCGCCGTCAAGACGTCGCTCACCGCCAATGATCTGCCGGGGGATCTTTCGCGGCTTCGGTCGAAGATCGAGGAGGCGATTCCGGTGGGGCGGGGGATGCACGACTCCCCGGTCGATCCGGGCGGCTTCCACGGGCTGGCGACGAGTGGGTGGGACGACTTCTGGGGGCGGTTCGACGGGGTTGCGGAGGCGGTCAAGTTCCGTGAGGAGCGTGCGACCAAGCAGATGGGCACGCTGGGCGGGGGCAACCACTTCGTTGAAATCTGCACGGACACGACCGGCGCCGTCTGGCTGATGCTGCACTCCGGGTCGCGCAACATCGGCAAGGAACTGGCCGAGTACCACATCGGCGTCGCCCAGAAGCTCCCGCACAACCAGGGGCTGGTCGACCGTGACCTCGCGGTCTTCGTGACGGACACTCCGCAGATGGCCGCGTACCGCAATGACCTGTTCTGGGCGCAGGAGTACGCGAAGTACAACCGCACCCTGATGATGGCGCTCCTGAAGGACGTGATCCGCAAGGAATTCAAGAAGGCGAAGCCGACCTTCGAGCAGGAGATCAGCGCGCATCACAACTACGTCGCCGAAGAGCGGTACGACGGAATGGACCTGCTGGTCACCCGCAAGGGCGCGATCCGCGCGGGCTCCGGCGAGCACGGAATCATTCCGGGCTCGATGGGCACGGGTTCGTACATCGTGAAGGGACTCGGCAACGAGAAGGCCTTCAACTCCGCGTCGCACGGCGCGGGCCGGCGCATGAGCCGCAACGCGGCGAAGCGTCGCTTCTCGACCCGGGACCTGGAGGAGCAGACGCAGGGCGTCGAGTGCCGTAAGGACTCCGGCGTCGTGGACGAGATCCCGGGTGCGTACAAGCCGATCGAGCAGGTCATCGAGCAGCAGAGCGACCTCGTGGAGGTCGTGGCGAAGCTGAAGCAGGTCGTCTGTGTGAAGGGCTAG